The DNA sequence AAAGGCATCCGCCGCACCCACGTCCTGACCGCCCTGCACATTTCCTCCCTTGGCACCCACCCCGAACTCGCCGATCTCCACACCCAGATTCAGCGCGATCTCTTGAGTGAAGCCGCCACCAAAACCGACGCCGTTGTCAATCGCCTCGCCGGCGCGGGCTACTCGGCCACCGGCGAGGTCGTCAACCTTACCGTCAACGACGCCATCAGCCAGGTCATGGATCAAACCAAAGCCGACCTTCTCATCATCGGCGCACAGGGCCACGGATTTATGCATCGCGTCATGCTGGGCAGCACCTCGATGCACCAGATCGTCGCTGAGCCGTACTCAGTCCTGGTCATCCGACCGTAAACCAAGATTCTATCCGTCCAAAGCCCGAGGAGAACGCCCAACCAGGGCCTCGAAATCGTTGGAAACCCCGCCAAAGCGTCCCTCGCGGATCGAGGCAAATAGCGTCGAAAAAGCTTCCGGCCAAGGGGCGTCCCAAACCGTCCTTAACCAAGTCGTATATTCCTCGATGCCGCAATCACGAAAAACCGCCCCTGCCCATGCGGCGATCTCGCCAAACGTCATCGCCCGATCGCCGGTCAACTGAAAGGTCCTACCGCTAAACCCAGAGGGCTCGCGTGCCACAGCCGCCAAAGCCGCTGCGACATCGTCTCGATAAATCAGCGCAATGCGTGCGTCGCCCGCCGGAACCCAAAATTCCCCGGCCGCATTCGGAAGCGACTTCAGTACAAAGTCCGAATACAGACCGCTCCGCAGAACCACGAAAGTCATTCCCGACTCGCGTAGTCTTACTTCTGCCCGCCGATAGACCGGCGCGTAGTAGAACGGCGAACCTTCGTCCACGTCCACAATACTCAGGAACACAAAAGTCCGAATCGAAGATATACGGGCCGCCTCGATCACGTTCTCGCAGTGCCGCGCGATGTCCTCGGCGAACCCGTCGCTCGGAACGAAGATCAGCGTTCGAATACCTTCGAACGCCTTCACCAAAGAATCCAGATCGTCGTAATCGCCAACCCGAAACTGGATACCTGCCGGTGCCCGCGTTGGCTCCCGCACCAGGGCGACAACCTCATCGGGTACCAAGCTGCGCACCACTGCTCCGCCAACGTACCCCGAGGCTCCTGTCACCATCGTCATCGCCTCAATCTTACCAACGCAAAGCCCGAACAATTACCGGCCATCAAGTCATCGACGAAAACCGATAACAACAAAGGGACCATGACGATTTCGGCCGTTTCCTATCAGCCGGTGCGGAGTAATTCGCCTGCCAGTCTGGACCCACAGGTCAAGGCCCTGGAGGCCAAGATGAAGGACTGGGCCGAGTGCCCAACTACCGATCCTCAAACCAAGAAGGCGATCGTTGGCCGCCTGCAAACCCAGCTCGACTCTCTCGCGTCGTCCATCGAGTCGCGCCATCAGAAGCTGGATATTTACGCCTGAAAGAAAGGAGCCCCCTTTTAGGAGATGGGGGCCTGTTGGGAGTGTCAGAGGAGCTAAATCGTTTTTGTCGCGAAATGCGATTTCAGCAGCCTATGCTCTACAGACTGGCACTGCGACGACGCCGTTCCGAACGGGGACTAAGGGCCCGACCGTCAACCTACGCCGCCGACTGTGTCGGCTTGACGCAGAAATCCAGCCAACCGGCGACTTCGGGCTCCAAGAAGTGCTGCTCAATGAAGAGCCAATTCAGCTTCTCGATGATCCCGGTCCGATCGAGCGACGGATGATCGCACACAACGTCGGCGACGTGAACCGCCGCCATCACGACCGGGTCCAAGGTCGACTCCTCGATATTGTGGTGGCACGTAACCGCTTCGACGATCGGCATGGGAATACCCCATGTCGCCAGCAAGTGCCCGCCAAGTTCGGCATGGGTCACTCCGAAGCACGTTCGCTCCACTTCGCAGAGGGTCTCTGCCTTTCCCGTCCGGTCCAGAGCAACGCGGTAAATCTGCCCGTTTGAACTCGCCGCCGCCAGCATGCCACAGTCACGCAACAGAGCCGCTGTCATTCCCATCGCCCGCAATGGATGGCCAACCAGGAACTGCGAAACCATCGCCGCTCCCTTAAACGCCTTATCGCAGGTCGCGTCGATCAAGCGCGCAAATGGCTGGCTCTCCAACGTAACGCGGAAAACCTCGTTAGCCACCGCAAGCGCCTGGGCGCATTCGAAACCGATAAACATCACCGCCTCCGCAATGCTATCCACATGCTTCGATCTCCCCATGACCGCCGAATTTGCAATCTGGAGAACCCGGGCCCCAAGTCCTGGGTCGTGCTCAATCAGAAGCCCAACCTCACGCATGTCGACCTCCTGACTCGCAGCGAGTTGTCGCAGCTTCAGAGCCGTCTTTGGCGCGCTGGGGACGCATCGCGCCGATCCAATCAGGCGGCGTACGATCTCATTTTCGATCCGGTCGTGCAAATCGACGGTTCGGTCCAGCAGGGCGATCAGGTCGCTCGGATTAAATGGTTTGTACAGAAACTGGTGAGTCACCGGAGCCATGCGCACGATGGATTCGCGGTCGGCCTGGCCGGTCAGCAGGAACCGAATAATGTGCGGATACCGCTCCTGAATGTATCCGAGAAGCGTGACGCCATCCATTTGCGGCATCTGCATGTCGGACACAACAATGTCAAATTTCCCACGCGAAAGAATTTCCAACGCACCTTCGCCTGTTTGGGCGAAGGCCATGTTCCAGTCGGACGCTCGCCGATGCAAAGCGTCCCGGAGTCCTTCCAGGATATCAAGTTCGTCGTCTACGAAAAGAATCGAAATCATAATAACCCGACCCGCGCCCGGCTACCCACCACCATCATCTCACTGATCCGGCGGCAGCCCTCGCAGTTCCGGGTCTTCCGCGTCGAGGCTTAGAAGACACGAAAGAACCCAATTAATAGTTTCATTGTTGGTGCTCCCAAAGCCGATCCTACAGATCAAATTAAACTATTTATCAGATACTACTAAGATTACGGGCAGACTCTATAAAATCCAATTCAGGGCTCTTGGGTGCAATAGGATTGGAGGACATCGTTTCACCTAATTTCTGTAGTAGCCGAAGGCTTCTTGGAAGTTTTAAAGAGTAAAGAGATTGCTGCACTCTGCACTACAGCCCTAGCAACGCGTGCTTTTGCGGAACGCCCATTGCACACCAAACCCAATCGTCCACAATCGTTCATTTATCAGACCAATCCCTGAGAATCGGTAAACGTTCTTCCAAAAATCTCATTTGTGAACCTGGGAGGGTCTAATTGATTTTCATTCCTGCGCTACCACTGAAGCCTGAAACCAATCAACTAAAATTCAAAACGACCATCGAATACCGTGCGCGGTATGAGAGACGGACCGACGGCGATTTCAACGCTGCCGCCAACGACAATAAGAGCTACCTTTATCAGCGTGTACGTCCAAGCCTCAGTTGGAAGTACGGCAAAACTTGGTCAGGCCTCTTGCAGTATCAGTACGCTCACCAATTACAGTGGGCGCAGTCCGGCAACAATTCGACCGACAACAGCGACCTTTTCCAGGGCTATGTCACCAAGACGGACGGCGACAAGAAAGTGACCGTTGGCCGACAGCGAATCAGTTTTGGTTCGACCCGGTTAATCGGTTCGCCCGATTGGGGCAACACCGGCAAGTCGTACGACGCCGTTCGCTACCAGTACAAGACCCTCGATGTCGTCGTGGCCCGTTATGGCGCGGTGCAAAAGGCATCCAGTTCGGCTCGCTATGCAGCAGTCGGCATGGAGAATAAGCTCGGCACCACCGCCCTCATCTACAAGCACGACACCGCGACCGGCGGCCGCATCGACCACTACACGCTGGATCACGTTTACGAATCTAACCTAGGTAAAGCCAAGGCCGAAGCCGAAGGCGCTTACCAAGTTGGTCGAAATGCGGGCAAGGACCAGAATGCCTGGGCGGTTCACCTCAAGCTGAGCAACAAATTTGGCAAAAAGGACTCCGGCTACTTCGAGATCAACTCCGCCAGCGGCGGCTCGACCGCGACCACTAATCGAGGCTTCGATGTGCTCACCCCGTCCACCCACGGAGTCTATGGCCTGATGGATGTTCAAGGTTGGAAGAACATGAACCAGATTGCCATCGGCTTCAAGCACGATATCAATAAGTCGGTCGATCTTTCCTTCCGGGGCGCATCCAACGACCTGCGCGTTGTCAGCGACGGCTGGTATGGCACTTCCGGCTCGCTCAACAAGAGCGGCAGCACGTCTCTCATCGATGCAACCGGCTCTTCTGGCCGTCACGTCGGCGAAGAGTACGACCTCGAGTTCAACTTCAAGACCAAGCACAAGGACTCGATCAGCGCCGGACTCGCCATGTTCGCGCCGGGCACGTTCATCAAGAACGTCGCCGGCTCCAGTCGCAACCAGTATTGGGGCTATGTCCAATACTCGACCAAGTTTTAAGAGGAATTCCAAGCAATGCAAGTACTAAAGAACATGTCCATCGCCGCCAAGCTGTGGACCGGAGCTTTCGTATTCTCGGCCGCTGTTGGCGTAGTGGCTATCGCCGGGATGTCGGGCACGGCTCAGCTTTCCGGCACCGTCGGCAACATGACCAAGCGTCAGGTGCCCCAGCTCCAGCGACTGATGACCGCGAGCGTCGAAGCTCGTCAGGCTC is a window from the Armatimonadota bacterium genome containing:
- a CDS encoding NAD(P)H-binding protein, which codes for MTMVTGASGYVGGAVVRSLVPDEVVALVREPTRAPAGIQFRVGDYDDLDSLVKAFEGIRTLIFVPSDGFAEDIARHCENVIEAARISSIRTFVFLSIVDVDEGSPFYYAPVYRRAEVRLRESGMTFVVLRSGLYSDFVLKSLPNAAGEFWVPAGDARIALIYRDDVAAALAAVAREPSGFSGRTFQLTGDRAMTFGEIAAWAGAVFRDCGIEEYTTWLRTVWDAPWPEAFSTLFASIREGRFGGVSNDFEALVGRSPRALDG
- a CDS encoding HDOD domain-containing protein, giving the protein MISILFVDDELDILEGLRDALHRRASDWNMAFAQTGEGALEILSRGKFDIVVSDMQMPQMDGVTLLGYIQERYPHIIRFLLTGQADRESIVRMAPVTHQFLYKPFNPSDLIALLDRTVDLHDRIENEIVRRLIGSARCVPSAPKTALKLRQLAASQEVDMREVGLLIEHDPGLGARVLQIANSAVMGRSKHVDSIAEAVMFIGFECAQALAVANEVFRVTLESQPFARLIDATCDKAFKGAAMVSQFLVGHPLRAMGMTAALLRDCGMLAAASSNGQIYRVALDRTGKAETLCEVERTCFGVTHAELGGHLLATWGIPMPIVEAVTCHHNIEESTLDPVVMAAVHVADVVCDHPSLDRTGIIEKLNWLFIEQHFLEPEVAGWLDFCVKPTQSAA